In Salinarimonas sp., a genomic segment contains:
- the msrA gene encoding peptide-methionine (S)-S-oxide reductase MsrA — MFFMRKKTTIPTPAEALPGRDAPIPTAERHYVSGRPLQGPYPDGMRQAVFGLGCFWGAERAFWTLPGVWVTAVGYAAGHTPNPTYEEVCSGMTGHNEVVLVVYDPNEISYERLLKTFFESHDPTQGMRQGNDVGTQYRSGVYVFDEAQRTAAEAARAVYHAALQEKGFPTVTTEIREAGPFYFAEDYHQQYLAKNPGGYCGLGGTGVSCPVGVIARSEA, encoded by the coding sequence ATGTTCTTCATGCGCAAGAAGACCACGATCCCGACCCCGGCCGAGGCCCTGCCCGGCCGAGACGCCCCGATCCCCACCGCCGAGCGTCACTATGTCTCCGGCCGGCCGCTGCAGGGCCCCTACCCCGACGGGATGCGGCAGGCCGTCTTCGGGCTCGGCTGCTTCTGGGGCGCCGAGCGGGCCTTCTGGACGCTGCCGGGCGTCTGGGTCACCGCCGTGGGCTACGCCGCCGGCCACACGCCGAACCCGACCTACGAGGAGGTCTGCTCCGGCATGACCGGCCACAACGAGGTCGTGCTCGTGGTCTACGACCCGAACGAGATCTCCTACGAGCGCCTGCTGAAGACCTTCTTCGAGAGCCACGACCCGACCCAGGGCATGCGCCAGGGCAACGACGTCGGCACCCAGTACCGCTCCGGCGTCTACGTCTTCGACGAGGCGCAGCGGACGGCCGCCGAAGCGGCCCGCGCCGTCTACCACGCGGCTCTGCAGGAGAAGGGCTTCCCGACGGTGACCACCGAGATCCGCGAGGCGGGACCGTTCTACTTCGCCGAGGACTACCACCAGCAATATCTCGCCAAGAACCCGGGCGGCTATTGCGGCCTGGGCGGCACCGGCGTGTCCTGCCCGGTGGGGGTGATCGCGCGCAGCGAGGCGTGA
- a CDS encoding response regulator, which yields MTGDQATITALLVDDDADFLEELADGLGRLGVVCVCAGDAAQALAAVERDPAIDVAVVDVGLPRIDGLELLRKLRNRRRERPLPTVVLTGEATLERAVAALRVEAVDFLQKPVDANEIAAALRVAAARRDDAGASAPVAEPARATPGDRLATVLAIRKERKRIFGPDLFEDPVWEMLLDLANAASRGQEVPVTSLCLISGVSTTTALRRLDDMAAAGLIERRRDPGDGRRVLVRLTQEGRAKVGRYLETLDRTMG from the coding sequence ATGACGGGCGATCAGGCGACGATTACGGCGTTGCTCGTCGACGACGACGCCGATTTCCTGGAGGAGCTGGCCGACGGCCTCGGCCGGCTCGGCGTCGTCTGCGTGTGCGCGGGCGACGCGGCGCAGGCGCTCGCCGCGGTGGAGCGCGACCCGGCCATCGACGTCGCCGTGGTGGATGTCGGCCTGCCGCGGATCGATGGGCTCGAGCTCCTGCGCAAGCTGCGCAACCGGCGCCGAGAGCGCCCGCTGCCGACGGTCGTCCTCACCGGCGAGGCGACGTTGGAGCGCGCGGTCGCCGCCCTGCGCGTCGAGGCCGTGGATTTCCTGCAGAAGCCGGTGGACGCCAACGAGATCGCGGCCGCGCTGCGCGTCGCGGCGGCGCGCCGCGACGACGCGGGAGCGTCGGCCCCCGTCGCGGAGCCCGCGCGCGCCACCCCCGGCGACCGTCTCGCCACGGTGCTGGCCATCCGCAAGGAGCGCAAGCGCATCTTCGGGCCGGACCTGTTCGAGGACCCGGTCTGGGAAATGCTGCTCGATCTCGCCAACGCCGCGTCGCGCGGGCAGGAGGTGCCGGTGACGAGCCTGTGCCTGATCTCGGGCGTCTCGACCACGACCGCCTTGCGCCGGCTCGACGACATGGCCGCCGCCGGCCTGATCGAGCGCCGCCGCGACCCCGGCGACGGCCGCCGGGTGCTGGTGCGCCTGACGCAGGAGGGGCGGGCGAAGGTGGGCCGCTATCTGGAGACGCTGGATCGGACGATGGGGTGA
- a CDS encoding response regulator, with translation MILVVDDEADLLEEILELLERRGLPAIGESDPRRALELLARRPEIDRILTDWRMPGLDGLALMRAARCDPCARRDRIFVVMTGHEGEAGAAHALDAGATAVLRKPFPEAELIAALALGARRT, from the coding sequence GTGATTCTGGTCGTCGACGACGAAGCCGACCTTCTCGAGGAGATCCTGGAGCTGCTCGAGCGCCGGGGCCTTCCCGCGATCGGCGAGAGCGACCCGCGCCGCGCGCTGGAGCTGCTGGCGCGGCGGCCGGAGATCGACCGCATCCTGACGGACTGGCGCATGCCCGGGCTCGACGGCCTCGCGCTGATGCGTGCGGCCCGCTGCGACCCGTGCGCCCGGCGCGACCGCATCTTCGTGGTGATGACCGGCCACGAGGGCGAGGCGGGCGCGGCGCACGCGCTGGACGCGGGCGCGACCGCCGTGCTGCGCAAGCCGTTCCCGGAAGCGGAGCTCATCGCGGCGCTCGCCCTCGGCGCGCGCCGGACGTGA